A single window of uncultured Pseudodesulfovibrio sp. DNA harbors:
- a CDS encoding alanine/ornithine racemase family PLP-dependent enzyme, with the protein MKTPYLEIDLSKLHSNAKKLISMFGDRGIQITAVTKSFLGEPRIANCFVSAGISSFGDSRIENIIRMKNAGVQARFLLIRTPSASEAHDVVTYADASLNTELLVIAKLSKAALEKGLVHDIILMVEMGDLREGILRQDLNKTIKKVHQMKGIRLIGLGTNMACLNGVKPTKNNMDHFSSLADTYEKEYGINFHIISGGNSANFDWMLQNNNLGRVNNVRLGESLLLGRESLSRKHIEGLHLDAFSLVAEVIESKIKPSLPEGETGLDAFGNTPHVEDKGKMLRAIVALGKQDVHVAGLIPLMDVDILGSSSDHVILDATRAPLHVGDHVRFSVDYTAFLSSMTSPFVGSVFT; encoded by the coding sequence ATGAAGACACCTTATCTTGAAATAGACCTCTCAAAATTACACAGTAACGCAAAAAAACTGATCTCCATGTTCGGAGACAGAGGCATCCAAATTACAGCTGTCACCAAAAGCTTCCTCGGGGAACCTAGAATTGCCAACTGTTTTGTTTCCGCAGGCATTTCTTCTTTCGGAGATTCACGGATCGAAAATATAATCCGCATGAAAAATGCTGGTGTTCAAGCACGGTTCCTCCTGATCAGGACACCCTCTGCCAGTGAAGCACATGATGTCGTCACCTATGCGGATGCAAGCCTTAACACTGAACTGCTTGTCATTGCGAAACTTTCCAAAGCAGCTCTCGAAAAAGGACTCGTCCATGACATCATTCTCATGGTGGAGATGGGAGACCTTCGGGAAGGGATACTTCGTCAAGATCTCAACAAAACAATTAAAAAAGTACACCAAATGAAAGGTATTCGACTCATCGGTTTAGGGACCAATATGGCGTGCCTGAATGGAGTCAAACCAACAAAAAACAACATGGATCACTTCTCCAGTCTGGCAGACACATATGAAAAAGAATATGGCATCAACTTTCATATAATTTCTGGAGGAAATTCTGCAAACTTTGATTGGATGCTTCAAAACAACAATCTAGGTAGAGTGAACAACGTTCGACTGGGCGAATCTCTCCTTCTGGGGAGAGAATCCTTGTCGAGAAAACACATTGAAGGGCTTCACCTTGACGCGTTTTCTCTGGTTGCAGAAGTCATAGAATCCAAAATCAAGCCGTCACTCCCTGAAGGGGAAACAGGCTTGGATGCCTTTGGCAATACACCTCACGTCGAAGACAAAGGTAAAATGCTTAGAGCAATTGTAGCGTTGGGAAAACAGGATGTTCATGTGGCAGGCCTTATACCATTAATGGATGTCGATATTTTGGGCTCAAGCAGTGATCACGTCATACTCGACGCCACGAGAGCCCCATTGCACGTAGGCGATCATGTCCGATTCAGTGTAGACTATACGGCATTCCTGTCATCCATGACATCTCCATTCGTTGGAAGTGTCTTTACATAA
- a CDS encoding amino acid ABC transporter substrate-binding protein — MKRLLTALMVMALCLCAASAFAADGSWERVKSAGQLVIGLDDAFPPMGFRDDNGKLVGFDVDTAEEVGKRLGIKIMWQPTEWKGVINSLYAKKFDCIWNGMTITPERQKKVAFSKPYLIDGQIATVRMDEKEIKTFEALGDKKIGVQAGSPALEAAKKLPNAAGEIREYDTNPKAFLDLEADRLDSVVVDNVTGRYYMASRPGEFRALPGYITKEAFGVAYRMEDAALRGMVQKAIDEMIADGTMGKISRKWFGEDVTNPAKW; from the coding sequence ATGAAACGCTTACTCACTGCTCTTATGGTTATGGCTCTGTGTCTGTGCGCTGCCTCTGCCTTCGCCGCTGACGGTTCCTGGGAACGCGTCAAGAGTGCTGGCCAGTTGGTTATCGGTCTGGACGACGCCTTCCCGCCCATGGGTTTCCGCGATGACAACGGCAAACTCGTCGGTTTTGACGTAGACACCGCTGAAGAAGTCGGTAAACGCCTGGGCATCAAGATCATGTGGCAGCCCACCGAATGGAAGGGTGTCATCAACTCCCTGTATGCCAAAAAATTCGACTGTATCTGGAACGGCATGACCATCACTCCCGAACGCCAGAAAAAAGTCGCCTTCTCCAAGCCGTACCTGATCGATGGTCAGATCGCCACTGTGCGCATGGATGAAAAGGAAATCAAAACTTTCGAAGCTCTGGGCGACAAAAAAATCGGCGTTCAGGCCGGTTCCCCCGCTCTCGAAGCTGCCAAGAAGCTGCCCAACGCTGCTGGTGAGATTCGCGAATATGACACCAACCCCAAAGCATTCCTTGACCTCGAAGCCGATCGTCTGGATTCCGTTGTCGTCGACAACGTGACCGGCCGTTACTACATGGCTTCTCGTCCCGGCGAGTTCCGTGCTCTGCCCGGTTACATCACAAAGGAAGCTTTCGGCGTTGCCTACCGCATGGAAGACGCTGCTCTGCGCGGCATGGTCCAGAAGGCTATCGACGAGATGATCGCCGACGGCACCATGGGCAAGATCTCCCGCAAATGGTTCGGTGAAGACGTCACCAACCCCGCCAAGTGGTAG
- a CDS encoding AraC family transcriptional regulator, giving the protein MMYRQRKQVTVIDKAQSYRLSLAIVVSPETFHDITRHEQMKMPLHLQLAANGLIDNEFIDTRSIDAASMNILNQILTPEKGLEDSHIYYKSKVYELLAVCMNRFGNKTPDQSNPTDCLNPERVYQAAKILAHSMESPPSLSTLARMLNTSHVTLNQEFRHAFGTTVFGYLRRIRLEKARSLLEDGKTNVTEASLAVGYNSISTFSRAFLDQHGITPSSCRKRTPCSLIPKEHLSSSI; this is encoded by the coding sequence ATGATGTACAGACAAAGAAAACAGGTCACCGTGATTGACAAAGCCCAAAGCTACAGACTCTCTCTGGCCATTGTCGTTTCCCCAGAGACCTTCCACGACATAACCCGCCACGAACAAATGAAAATGCCGCTTCATCTCCAACTTGCAGCCAATGGATTGATCGACAACGAATTCATCGACACAAGATCCATAGACGCTGCATCCATGAATATTCTCAACCAGATTCTGACCCCGGAAAAAGGGCTTGAAGACAGCCATATTTATTATAAAAGCAAGGTATATGAACTCCTTGCCGTATGCATGAACCGTTTTGGAAACAAAACTCCAGATCAATCAAATCCAACAGATTGCTTAAACCCGGAACGAGTATACCAGGCTGCGAAAATATTGGCTCACTCAATGGAAAGTCCACCATCCCTGTCAACATTGGCCCGGATGCTCAACACATCTCACGTCACCTTAAATCAAGAATTCCGCCACGCTTTTGGAACAACGGTATTTGGATATCTTCGCCGAATACGTTTGGAAAAAGCGCGTTCTCTTTTGGAAGACGGTAAAACAAATGTCACGGAAGCCTCTCTGGCTGTCGGTTACAACAGCATCTCAACCTTTTCGCGGGCATTTTTGGATCAACACGGCATAACGCCAAGTTCATGCAGGAAACGGACTCCTTGTTCTCTTATCCCCAAAGAGCATCTTTCTAGCTCAATCTGA
- a CDS encoding ABC transporter permease subunit (The N-terminal region of this protein, as described by TIGR01726, is a three transmembrane segment that identifies a subfamily of ABC transporter permease subunits, which specificities that include histidine, arginine, glutamine, glutamate, L-cystine (sic), the opines (in Agrobacterium) octopine and nopaline, etc.) — translation MKTTIDSILRSAVIAALLVISLFALGAQAASTATENADALMRKANDVMVTGDLEAAIAIYLQIPAPGPDGDEGQFASSRMQAARLKFAVKDYPAAIAVVEELLAVYPENIEALQFRDSVKEAMLPQWKRLMNDTIKFVPHLLKGSLMTLLLVVFTMIISPIGGLLIALGRIGDFKAINRLCWFIIWLFRGTPLLLQLFFIYYGLPAIGITLKPIPAALIGLGLNYSAYLAEIIRSGIQSIDHGQMEAAEAMGMSNWQAMRRIIIPQTYRVILPPVGNEFIALIKDTALVSTIAMVELMRTADQLFNASFNITVLGLAAVIYLLFTTVFTFTFERLEERVGAYEKR, via the coding sequence GTGAAAACAACGATTGACTCAATATTGAGGAGCGCCGTTATTGCGGCGCTCCTCGTCATTTCCCTGTTCGCCCTCGGTGCACAGGCCGCTTCTACCGCGACTGAAAATGCCGATGCGCTCATGCGTAAGGCCAACGATGTCATGGTCACAGGTGACCTCGAAGCCGCCATTGCCATTTATCTGCAAATCCCGGCCCCCGGCCCGGACGGTGATGAAGGGCAATTCGCCTCCAGTCGCATGCAGGCAGCCCGTCTCAAATTTGCAGTCAAGGATTACCCTGCCGCCATCGCTGTCGTAGAAGAACTTTTAGCAGTGTACCCGGAAAACATCGAAGCACTTCAGTTCCGCGACTCCGTGAAGGAAGCCATGCTGCCCCAGTGGAAACGGTTGATGAACGACACCATCAAGTTCGTCCCGCACCTCCTGAAAGGCAGCCTCATGACCCTGTTGCTCGTGGTCTTTACCATGATCATCTCACCTATCGGCGGACTGCTTATCGCACTTGGCCGCATCGGTGATTTCAAGGCCATAAACCGGCTGTGCTGGTTCATTATCTGGCTCTTCCGAGGTACCCCACTTCTGCTCCAACTTTTCTTCATCTACTATGGCCTGCCCGCCATCGGTATTACGTTAAAACCCATTCCGGCGGCACTGATCGGGCTTGGTCTGAACTATTCGGCCTACCTCGCGGAAATTATCCGTAGCGGCATCCAATCCATCGACCATGGACAGATGGAAGCCGCTGAAGCCATGGGCATGTCCAACTGGCAGGCGATGCGCCGGATCATCATCCCGCAAACATACCGCGTCATTCTGCCGCCTGTAGGCAATGAGTTCATCGCACTCATCAAGGATACAGCACTTGTCTCCACCATTGCCATGGTCGAGTTGATGCGTACGGCAGACCAATTGTTCAACGCCTCGTTCAACATTACCGTGCTTGGTCTGGCCGCTGTTATCTACCTTCTTTTCACCACCGTCTTCACCTTCACCTTCGAACGACTTGAAGAGCGCGTGGGCGCATACGAGAAACGCTGA
- a CDS encoding manganese efflux pump MntP family protein: MGNIELVTIAIALAMDAFAVAIATGVSLKCVSPRQTFRLAWHFGLFQALMPILGWYLGGTVSSYIEAYDHWIAFGLLGYIGYKMIREAFEDEEECQNDPTKGVSLVVLSVATSIDALAVGLSLSMLGISVWWPSLIIGIVATLFTVVGLQFGKTAAKAQSIGKYAELLGGAVLICIGIKILWEHGALAI, from the coding sequence GTGGGAAATATAGAACTTGTCACCATTGCCATCGCCCTCGCCATGGACGCCTTTGCCGTTGCCATTGCCACTGGGGTTTCACTCAAATGCGTCAGTCCTCGACAAACATTTCGTTTGGCATGGCACTTCGGATTATTTCAGGCACTTATGCCCATACTCGGCTGGTATCTTGGGGGGACGGTTAGCTCCTATATTGAAGCATACGACCATTGGATCGCTTTTGGTCTGCTCGGTTACATCGGATACAAAATGATCCGCGAAGCCTTCGAAGATGAAGAAGAATGCCAAAATGACCCAACCAAAGGGGTATCACTGGTGGTGCTGTCCGTTGCAACCAGCATCGACGCACTTGCAGTCGGTCTCAGCCTCTCCATGCTGGGTATTTCCGTATGGTGGCCTTCACTGATCATAGGCATTGTCGCCACACTCTTCACCGTTGTCGGCCTGCAATTCGGGAAAACCGCTGCCAAAGCACAAAGTATTGGTAAATACGCAGAACTCCTCGGAGGCGCCGTACTGATTTGCATAGGCATCAAAATACTGTGGGAGCATGGGGCGCTTGCGATATAA
- a CDS encoding DUF4198 domain-containing protein, producing MKQIIAILVLCLGLMFPGAVYAHTLWVNVYESFSHKPGHVISSLGWGHVVPMDDVFEHFDLASYFLVDPEMSRVEFPLPVPIKKLDGESEVQKSLRIVGGDTGVHKMSLKDNAKKGTYQVAAVSRDNFYSTYIDMKGRHKWKHTTMDKVHDAKKVIRGMKFTTYAKSFFTIDQWTQPSALGFDLEILPLTDLSRVRAGEMVEFDVKLLGRSLNTVPDRNFEYMTLTSNTFGGPDGFTLATLIFNGKASFRIPTAGQWVANIYTRQAVTPDGPLKALVGKCTNVLYAATVSFNVNP from the coding sequence ATGAAACAGATAATTGCAATACTCGTACTTTGTTTGGGCTTGATGTTTCCGGGAGCCGTTTATGCTCATACCCTGTGGGTTAACGTTTATGAATCATTTTCCCACAAACCGGGGCATGTCATCTCGTCGCTTGGTTGGGGCCATGTGGTGCCCATGGATGATGTCTTCGAGCACTTTGACCTTGCTTCTTATTTCCTGGTCGATCCGGAGATGAGTCGGGTTGAATTCCCTTTGCCCGTCCCAATAAAGAAGTTGGACGGCGAAAGTGAGGTGCAGAAATCCCTTCGCATAGTGGGTGGGGATACAGGTGTGCACAAGATGAGCCTGAAAGATAACGCCAAGAAAGGTACCTATCAGGTTGCTGCGGTTTCGCGGGATAATTTTTACAGCACATACATCGACATGAAGGGGCGTCATAAGTGGAAACACACGACCATGGATAAAGTCCATGATGCCAAGAAGGTGATAAGAGGCATGAAATTCACCACCTACGCCAAATCCTTCTTTACCATAGACCAGTGGACTCAGCCGAGTGCGTTGGGATTTGATCTGGAGATCCTTCCGTTGACCGACCTCAGCCGAGTGCGAGCTGGAGAAATGGTGGAATTCGATGTGAAGCTTTTGGGACGGTCTTTGAACACTGTGCCTGACCGTAATTTTGAATACATGACGTTGACAAGCAATACGTTTGGTGGCCCCGACGGCTTCACACTGGCAACGCTAATTTTTAATGGCAAGGCGTCTTTTCGTATTCCGACTGCGGGACAATGGGTAGCTAATATCTATACCCGTCAGGCAGTCACACCGGATGGGCCTTTGAAGGCGCTAGTCGGTAAATGCACTAACGTTTTGTACGCGGCTACAGTCAGTTTTAATGTGAATCCTTAA
- a CDS encoding TonB-dependent receptor — translation MISIFRKGLLVAFFMLFAMALVSPAVAQDKDEVEKKDSQPVTLGATVVTAQKREEDVQDVPISMDVFSGMDIDDAGIRDLSELTLFSPNVYAKQSTNQQMIIMRGLSSHNVVLNTPAGLFVDDICYPLTFMQNPELLDIERIEVLRGPQGTLYGHNTEAGAIRIITRQPDNTVRGKVFIEPGFYNSSERDSWLYTAGASLSGPLVEDILYMGGSFLTKGTPGYMENIYDGDKRAAKEESQNGQIKLRWTPSDPWDISLLVNASHKDNGYGYMHYVDGPLASDKYTINWDGANSWVDESNGQSLHVKYKANWADVTSITTRNNYNTRFKNDGEFGPLVFPDQKFKFTNESYSQEVRFNSIESENPFEWLGGVFVSYDDNDAKAAFFGQSRDTSFENTNYAVFGQMAYTFFDALKLSVGLRFDHQQSDGEQDLTSAGQSYDKSIVHDDVLPKVSLSYDVNDHFMTYASFSKGLLAGGYNYAFATDSDTLTFGPETTWNYELGMKSDWFGNKLTFNAAGYYIDIKDKQVEEFLSGPAVRSVTNAAEASSRGFEVEMEYRPAHGWFLFGNYGYADARIDQWVSDEMGGGTFDYKDKKLPHAPEYTYNIGAEYVHDTGYFGRLDLLGVGGFYTDAKNTTWVSPYEVVNVRTGRRMESWDVSVWCKNLLNREYYQDKGTYIGGNEIASDGAPRSVGVNLTYRF, via the coding sequence ATGATTTCCATTTTTCGAAAAGGCCTGTTGGTAGCATTTTTTATGCTGTTCGCCATGGCTTTGGTGAGTCCGGCGGTTGCGCAGGACAAGGATGAGGTTGAGAAGAAGGATTCCCAACCGGTTACTCTCGGTGCGACTGTGGTCACCGCGCAAAAGCGGGAGGAAGATGTACAGGATGTTCCGATCAGCATGGATGTGTTCAGTGGCATGGATATTGACGATGCGGGGATCAGGGATTTGAGTGAACTCACACTCTTTTCTCCCAATGTCTATGCGAAGCAGAGCACGAATCAGCAAATGATTATTATGCGTGGACTATCATCCCATAATGTTGTTTTGAATACCCCTGCGGGGCTGTTTGTCGACGACATTTGTTATCCTTTGACATTCATGCAGAACCCGGAACTGCTTGATATTGAACGTATAGAAGTACTGAGAGGTCCTCAGGGAACTTTGTATGGGCATAACACCGAGGCCGGGGCAATCAGGATTATCACTCGTCAGCCTGACAATACGGTGCGGGGAAAAGTCTTTATTGAACCCGGATTTTACAATTCTTCTGAAAGAGATAGCTGGTTGTATACCGCAGGAGCGTCGCTCAGTGGTCCTTTGGTTGAGGATATCCTCTATATGGGCGGTTCTTTTTTGACCAAGGGGACACCCGGCTACATGGAGAACATTTATGATGGTGACAAACGTGCGGCGAAAGAAGAGTCTCAAAATGGGCAAATCAAGCTTCGTTGGACGCCAAGTGATCCTTGGGACATCTCTCTGCTGGTCAATGCTTCTCATAAGGATAATGGCTATGGCTATATGCATTATGTCGATGGCCCGCTCGCTTCCGATAAGTACACCATCAATTGGGATGGGGCGAATAGTTGGGTTGATGAGAGCAACGGCCAATCCCTTCATGTGAAATATAAGGCCAACTGGGCGGATGTTACTTCCATAACTACACGTAACAATTATAACACCAGATTTAAAAATGATGGAGAGTTCGGCCCACTTGTTTTCCCGGATCAAAAATTCAAATTTACCAATGAATCATACAGTCAGGAAGTTCGTTTTAATTCCATTGAAAGTGAGAATCCTTTTGAATGGCTAGGTGGTGTTTTTGTCTCATACGATGACAATGATGCTAAAGCGGCTTTTTTTGGGCAGTCGCGGGACACTTCATTTGAAAACACCAACTATGCTGTTTTCGGACAGATGGCGTACACCTTTTTTGACGCCTTGAAGTTGTCTGTCGGATTGCGGTTTGATCATCAACAGTCTGATGGAGAGCAGGACCTGACGAGTGCGGGGCAGTCCTACGACAAGAGCATTGTACATGATGACGTTTTGCCGAAAGTATCTCTTTCATATGATGTGAATGATCATTTCATGACGTATGCCTCCTTTTCCAAGGGATTACTCGCCGGAGGGTATAATTACGCGTTTGCAACGGATTCGGACACGCTGACGTTTGGGCCGGAAACTACATGGAACTATGAGCTTGGCATGAAGTCCGATTGGTTTGGCAACAAGCTTACGTTCAATGCTGCCGGTTATTATATCGATATAAAAGACAAGCAGGTTGAAGAATTTTTGAGCGGTCCTGCTGTTCGTAGTGTGACCAATGCCGCCGAAGCTTCTTCACGTGGTTTTGAAGTGGAGATGGAATATCGTCCGGCGCATGGATGGTTCCTTTTCGGGAATTATGGATACGCCGATGCCCGGATTGACCAATGGGTATCTGATGAAATGGGCGGTGGTACCTTTGACTACAAAGACAAAAAACTCCCCCACGCACCTGAGTATACGTATAATATCGGTGCCGAATATGTCCATGATACCGGATACTTCGGCAGGCTGGACCTGCTTGGTGTCGGAGGATTCTACACGGATGCAAAGAACACTACGTGGGTGAGTCCTTACGAGGTTGTCAACGTTCGTACAGGTCGTCGTATGGAATCATGGGATGTCTCCGTGTGGTGCAAGAATCTCCTGAATCGGGAGTATTATCAGGATAAAGGGACGTATATCGGTGGGAATGAAATAGCGAGCGATGGAGCTCCTCGTTCAGTTGGCGTTAACCTTACTTACCGCTTCTAA
- a CDS encoding DUF1611 domain-containing protein produces MKNKELAVVYCEGFFGKMDGKTANGLTRYSDKYEIAGIIDSTKAHLDAGEVLDNVANGITIYKNIHEILEEKGDQVKAFIYGMAPLSGAFSSEDRAVMFYAMERNLDIINGLHDFLTDDESFVKKAAECKVQLHDIRKQQKSIQRRVFTGDINTVECPKIAILGTDSAVGKRTTSVILTQALQALGLNTVMIATGQTGVIQGAEFGVPLDALKEQFISGEMEKAIVKAWETKKPDIIIIEGQGSLSHPAYLSSCFIIRGGKPEAIIVQHPPKREHLGDYPAIKMPLLEDEIELIEVFAQSPVIGIAINHEDMSNSDIDETIDAYQNQFKIPATDVLKFGCNSLITNILLTFPQLQAKLA; encoded by the coding sequence ATGAAAAACAAAGAACTTGCAGTTGTATACTGTGAAGGTTTCTTTGGAAAAATGGATGGCAAAACCGCCAATGGATTAACTCGTTATTCAGACAAATATGAAATTGCAGGGATCATCGACAGTACTAAAGCGCATTTGGATGCCGGAGAGGTACTAGATAATGTCGCCAATGGAATCACCATCTACAAAAATATCCACGAAATTCTGGAAGAAAAAGGAGACCAGGTAAAAGCCTTTATTTATGGAATGGCTCCCTTGTCCGGTGCTTTTTCTTCAGAAGACCGTGCAGTGATGTTTTATGCAATGGAAAGAAATCTCGACATCATCAACGGTCTTCATGACTTTTTGACCGACGATGAATCCTTCGTCAAAAAAGCGGCAGAATGCAAAGTTCAGTTGCACGACATCAGAAAACAACAAAAAAGTATACAAAGACGAGTGTTTACCGGAGATATCAACACCGTTGAATGCCCAAAGATAGCCATTCTCGGGACAGACAGCGCTGTGGGAAAACGCACGACATCTGTCATCCTGACCCAAGCTCTTCAAGCCCTCGGCTTGAATACCGTAATGATAGCAACAGGGCAGACAGGTGTTATTCAAGGGGCGGAATTCGGTGTTCCTCTCGACGCTCTGAAAGAACAATTTATTTCAGGCGAGATGGAAAAAGCTATTGTCAAGGCATGGGAAACGAAGAAACCGGATATTATCATTATTGAAGGGCAAGGATCACTGAGCCACCCGGCCTATTTAAGCTCATGCTTTATTATTCGGGGGGGAAAACCTGAAGCGATCATTGTCCAACACCCACCGAAACGAGAACATTTGGGCGACTACCCTGCTATCAAGATGCCACTATTGGAAGACGAAATAGAACTCATTGAAGTTTTTGCGCAATCTCCTGTCATCGGCATCGCAATTAACCATGAAGACATGTCCAATTCTGATATTGATGAAACAATTGATGCATATCAAAACCAATTTAAAATTCCCGCTACAGACGTTCTCAAATTTGGCTGTAATTCGCTCATTACTAATATATTACTCACCTTCCCACAGCTTCAAGCCAAGTTGGCTTGA